From a single Bacteroidota bacterium genomic region:
- a CDS encoding bifunctional UDP-N-acetylmuramoyl-tripeptide:D-alanyl-D-alanine ligase/alanine racemase translates to MLKSLNLKSLNHTYQNYLCTLQYTLAQIATITNGSLPNGGGDAAIQTIITDSRTNPIPASALFIALVGERNNGHDYLLQAYQNGCRCFMVSQVVDHSLLPEASIIQIQNTLTALQTLAAHHRREMYMPVVGITGSNGKTVVKEWLNHLLHKDYNIYRSPRSYNSQIGVPLSVLGMEKEHGLVVIEAGISQPGEMEQLQHIIKPDMVVFTHLGTAHDAGFENHLQKAEEKLMLAKDADCIIAPVGNVQLKQALEAFKHKHFIKMITWGFSTHATVNVQKVEKTILGSSITYIYKSTELKFDIPFSDDASIANALTCLCCLLALERLDEEHIQRFTTLQPVEMRLQMLHGVNNCIIINDSYNADIESLQVALDYLERQNPRLSKTIILSDLQQSGLSSDDLYTLIANLIKRHNIDKLIGIGPEISKHAKLFECDKEFYKDTANYISKLNTSQWSEQAILIKGSRIFGFEQISKALEKKTHQTRLEINLENVSHNLHTLLALQPPHTKVMAMVKAFGYGSGGHELAKMLQHQKVDYMAVAYADEGVELRKAGIKTPIMVMSPEPNSYRLLVDYNLEPEVYSIQELESYIKFLADNHCNTWPAIHIELDTGMHRLGFQTDELYILTEHIQKLPKLKIASIFTHLAAADENEFDTFTQSQIDRFEQMANDIQSILNYTILNHTSNTAGSIRFNPKRPFDMIRLGIGLYGIDPTNNIQNKLQPVSRLVSIILQTKNIKQDDTIGYGRHTTADKDMQIGIVAIGYADGLNRLLSNRKGQLYIKQKAVDIVGNVCMDMCMVDLTNCDAKAGDEIIIFENAEQLYKMAEVCNTIPYEILTHISQRVNRVYVFH, encoded by the coding sequence ATGCTTAAATCATTAAATCTAAAATCATTAAATCATACTTACCAAAACTATCTTTGCACCTTGCAATATACCCTAGCTCAAATAGCAACTATTACAAACGGCAGCCTGCCAAATGGCGGCGGAGATGCAGCGATACAAACTATTATAACCGATAGCCGCACCAATCCCATACCTGCAAGTGCACTGTTTATAGCCTTGGTGGGTGAGCGGAATAACGGTCACGATTATTTGCTACAAGCCTATCAAAATGGCTGTCGTTGTTTTATGGTGAGCCAAGTCGTTGATCATTCACTTTTGCCTGAGGCAAGTATAATACAAATACAAAATACTTTAACTGCATTGCAAACATTGGCAGCCCACCATCGCAGAGAAATGTATATGCCCGTAGTAGGTATTACCGGTAGCAATGGTAAAACCGTGGTAAAGGAATGGCTCAACCATTTGCTACATAAAGACTATAATATATATCGTTCTCCGCGAAGTTATAATTCACAGATTGGTGTACCGCTTTCTGTTTTGGGAATGGAGAAAGAGCATGGGCTGGTTGTAATAGAAGCGGGCATATCGCAGCCTGGCGAAATGGAACAATTGCAACATATTATTAAACCCGATATGGTCGTGTTCACGCACTTGGGGACCGCACACGATGCAGGTTTCGAGAACCATTTGCAAAAAGCAGAAGAGAAACTAATGCTTGCAAAAGATGCCGATTGTATTATAGCTCCTGTAGGAAATGTGCAATTGAAACAAGCTCTCGAAGCTTTCAAGCACAAGCATTTTATTAAAATGATTACGTGGGGGTTTAGCACCCATGCCACCGTAAATGTTCAGAAGGTGGAGAAGACTATTTTGGGTAGCTCGATTACTTATATATATAAATCTACAGAATTAAAATTTGATATACCTTTTAGCGATGATGCTTCTATAGCCAATGCACTTACTTGCCTTTGTTGTCTACTCGCTTTGGAACGATTGGATGAAGAACATATACAAAGATTTACCACGCTGCAACCTGTCGAAATGCGTTTGCAAATGCTGCATGGCGTGAATAATTGTATTATAATAAACGACAGTTATAATGCCGATATAGAATCGCTGCAAGTAGCGTTAGATTATTTGGAAAGGCAGAATCCACGTCTTTCAAAAACTATAATACTAAGCGACCTCCAACAAAGTGGTTTAAGTAGCGATGATTTATATACCTTGATTGCAAACCTTATCAAGCGACATAATATAGATAAGTTGATTGGCATAGGTCCTGAAATAAGCAAACATGCAAAACTTTTTGAATGCGATAAAGAGTTTTATAAAGATACTGCCAACTATATATCAAAACTCAATACGTCGCAATGGAGCGAACAAGCTATATTAATCAAAGGATCACGCATATTTGGTTTCGAACAAATAAGCAAAGCACTGGAGAAAAAAACACACCAAACTCGTTTAGAAATAAACTTGGAAAATGTATCACACAACCTGCATACTTTACTTGCTTTGCAACCACCTCATACCAAAGTAATGGCGATGGTAAAAGCATTTGGTTATGGAAGTGGCGGACATGAACTCGCGAAAATGCTTCAACACCAAAAGGTAGATTATATGGCTGTGGCCTATGCGGATGAAGGTGTGGAACTTCGCAAAGCAGGAATTAAAACACCTATAATGGTGATGAGTCCTGAGCCAAATAGTTATAGACTTTTGGTAGATTATAATTTGGAACCAGAAGTATATAGTATACAAGAATTGGAAAGCTATATAAAATTTTTGGCAGACAATCATTGTAATACCTGGCCTGCTATTCATATTGAATTGGATACTGGCATGCACCGTTTGGGTTTTCAAACAGATGAATTATATATTTTAACGGAACATATACAAAAACTTCCCAAACTAAAAATAGCATCCATATTTACCCACCTTGCCGCTGCCGATGAAAACGAGTTTGATACTTTTACACAAAGCCAAATTGATAGATTTGAGCAAATGGCAAATGATATACAAAGTATATTAAACTATACTATTTTAAACCATACTAGTAATACTGCGGGCAGTATCCGGTTTAACCCTAAAAGACCATTTGATATGATACGCTTGGGCATTGGACTTTATGGTATTGATCCTACCAATAATATACAAAACAAACTACAACCTGTGAGTCGTTTGGTTTCTATAATACTTCAAACAAAAAACATCAAGCAAGACGACACCATTGGCTATGGCCGTCATACCACTGCCGATAAAGATATGCAAATAGGAATTGTAGCAATTGGCTACGCAGATGGATTAAATAGACTATTAAGTAATCGCAAAGGACAATTATATATAAAACAAAAAGCGGTAGATATTGTAGGCAATGTATGTATGGATATGTGCATGGTCGATTTAACTAATTGCGATGCCAAAGCTGGCGATGAAATTATCATATTCGAAAATGCGGAGCAGTTATATAAAATGGCTGAAGTATGTAATACTATCCCTTATGAAATACTCACGCATATATCACAAAGGGTGAATAGGGTTTATGTGTTTCATTAA